CTGCGCCATGATCGGCACACCACGCTGGTGTTCGTGCTGACGGTCGCCGCAATCCTGGCCCCGTTGCTCCTGCTGCTCGGACTCAAGAACGGTGTCGTCGAGACCCTGCGCGAAACGCTGTTGCGCGATCCGCGTAACCTGGAGGTGGTCATCTACGGCAGCGCCCGGCTGAATCGCGACTGGCTCGCCGAGACCGCGGCGCGGCCGGACGTCGCCTTCCTGATCCCCAAGACACGGACCATCAATGCCAGTGTGGATCTGCTGGACTCCGCGCGACGCCTGCTGCCTGCGGTCGAGGTGATCCCGACCGCGCTCGGCGATCCGCTTCTGCCGCCGGGCACCGCGCTGCCGCGCCATCCCGGCGAGGTCCTGGTGACCGCGACCTTGGCACGCCGGCTGGGCCTGATGCCCGCCGAGCCAGTGCCGGGGGCGCCTGCCTCCGGGGCGGAGGAGGGCGTTCCCACGCAGGCCGATCCGGCTGCCGTAGTCGCCGTCGTGAAGCGCACCCGCGACGGCGTCTCCGAGCACATGCGGCTGCCGCTCTCGGTGATCGGCATCGTGCCCGAGGCGCGGTTCGCGCGCGATGCGCTCTTCACCAGCCTGGACCTCTTGGTCGCCGCCGAGGACTATCGTGACGGCACCCTGGATCTGCCGCCCGACGGCGCCGTCCCGATCGATTACGCGGAGCGCCAGACGCGCTTCGCCAACGCCCGGCTTTATGCGACCGGGTTGGATCAGGTCGGCCCCCTGGCCGCTGCGGTCAGTGCCGAGGGGATCGAGGTCCGCACCCAAGCCGAGCGGATCGCCTCCGTACAGGCGGTCGATCGGACCCTGTCGTTCCTGTTTCGGGTCATCGCGTTGATTGGCGGGGCGGGCTGTGCGCTGGCCTTGGGCGGCGCGCTCTGGGTGGGCGTGGAGCGCAAGCGCCGTCAGTTGGCGCTGCTGCGGTTGTTTGGATTCGGACCCTGCGCGGTCGCAGCGCTGCCGGTGATCCAAGGGTCGCTCATCGCCGGGCTCGGGCTGCTTTTTGCGGGTGCCGGCTATCTGGCGGGCGCGCATGCGTTCGACGCCGTCATGGGCGGGAATCTGGCCGGCGGGGGTTATTTGACCCAGCTCGGCATCCAAGACCTGGGTGTGGCGGCCGGGTTGGTCATGCTGGTGGCGCTGGTCGCATCCACGGCCGGGGCGATACGGGCCGGGCGCGTGAGTCCGGCGGAGGGTTTGCGTGAAGCCATACGATGAGTCGGGGCGAATCGGCCGGGTCGGACCCGTTGGACAGACGTGGCAGGGCCGATCGGTGCTTTCAAATCTCTCACGGAGACACGGAGATCACGGAGATTCGATAACCGATAGCCTTGCCGCCCTGCTCTTGCTGTTCCTCCGTGCTCTCCGTGTCTCCGTGAGAGTCTTTTCCCTGGACCGACAAGTACCCTGCGGGAGAAGTCGCCTCTGTCGTCCAGGGATGGTCCTCGCGTTCGTGGTTATTCTGTGTACCTTTGCCGCACGCGGCGTCGCCGAGGTCGCGGTGACCTGGCCCGAGGCGCTCTACAACCCCAAGCCGGCACCCGAGGACGTCATCGTCCCGCTGCCGTGCGGTGGCGCCATGGCCTTCCGGCCGGTCGGCACGGCGGGCACCGATCCGCTCGCCGATACCGAGGTGGAGCTGGGCAGCGAGACCGAGAGCCAAGGCTATGCCGAGCATCGCTATCTCGACCATCTCGCGGGCAGCTTCGAGGTGCCCGAGGGCGAGCGGCGTCGCTTCCTGATCGGCAAGTACGAGGTCACCGCGCTGCAATACGACGCGGTCCTCGCCGCCGCGTCCGGTGCGGCCTGTCCGGAACCGGGCAAGGGCGCGACGGCGCGACTCCCCAAGGGCGGTATCGGCTGGCACGATGCGCTGGACTTCGCGCATCGCTACTCGCTCTGGCTGCGCGCGGAGGCCGGTGCCATCGCCGATTGCGACACGACCGCGACGCCCTGTCTGCCCCGTGCCGACGGAGTGCCGGCCTTCGTGCGTCTGCCGACGGAGTCCGAGTGGGAATATGCGGCGCGCGGCGGCGATCGGGTCAGCCCGGCGGTGTTTCGCGAGATGCTCTATCCGATGCCGGACGGACCCGCGCGCCACGCCTGGTTCAACCAGAACGCGCAGGGTCAGGTGCGTCCGATCGGCGTGCTCGAGCCGAACCCGGTCGGCCTTCACGATGTCATGGGAAATCTCGAGGAGTATGTCCTCGACCCCTTTCGGCTGCACCGGGTGGAGCGTCGACACGGCCAACCCGGTGCGGCGGTGGTGCGCGGCGGCAGTCTCCATTCCAGTGCCGAGGATCTGCGCAGCTCGCTACGGCGCGAGGTTCCGTTCTACGATGATCGCGGTGCCGTGGGGACAGCGGACACGGGTTTTCGCGTCCTGCTCGCGGCACCTGTCCTGACCTCCAACCAGCGCATCGACGCCGTACGCGCCGCCTGGGAGCGGCTCGGCAGTGATGTCGCCCGGCCGCAAGAGACGCCGCCGCCGCGTCCGGTGCTGTCGGATCGTCCCTTCGAGGATCCGGTCTTGGAGCTGACCGCACTCGCCCGGGCGAGCGGCGAGCCCGAGATGAAGCAGCGCCTGGAGCGGCTGCGCAGCGTGGTCGCCGGCACGAACCAGCGCCTCTACGAGCAGCGCGCCCGCAGCGCCCGGGAGGCCCTGCGCTTCGGCGGACTGCTGTGCGAGAAGCTCTCGGTCGAGGGCTACAACATCGATCTGCTCCGCCAGCGCTACGACCTCTGCAAAAAGAACGAGGACGCCGCGCATCCGCGCTGTCGCCGACTCGCCGAGGATCTGGCGCGCGACGATGCGGTGCTCGAGGCCAATGTCGGCGTCTATGCCGACTCGATCGTCCGCACCGCGCAGACCTATCCGGACGACCTGGCCGTTCTCGACACGGAACTCGGC
The sequence above is drawn from the Thiocapsa rosea genome and encodes:
- a CDS encoding ABC transporter permease, translating into MDHLLVNGCLLNRSVPQPFGPVAAEVWSLAWKDLRHDRHTTLVFVLTVAAILAPLLLLLGLKNGVVETLRETLLRDPRNLEVVIYGSARLNRDWLAETAARPDVAFLIPKTRTINASVDLLDSARRLLPAVEVIPTALGDPLLPPGTALPRHPGEVLVTATLARRLGLMPAEPVPGAPASGAEEGVPTQADPAAVVAVVKRTRDGVSEHMRLPLSVIGIVPEARFARDALFTSLDLLVAAEDYRDGTLDLPPDGAVPIDYAERQTRFANARLYATGLDQVGPLAAAVSAEGIEVRTQAERIASVQAVDRTLSFLFRVIALIGGAGCALALGGALWVGVERKRRQLALLRLFGFGPCAVAALPVIQGSLIAGLGLLFAGAGYLAGAHAFDAVMGGNLAGGGYLTQLGIQDLGVAAGLVMLVALVASTAGAIRAGRVSPAEGLREAIR
- a CDS encoding SUMF1/EgtB/PvdO family nonheme iron enzyme, which produces MVILCTFAARGVAEVAVTWPEALYNPKPAPEDVIVPLPCGGAMAFRPVGTAGTDPLADTEVELGSETESQGYAEHRYLDHLAGSFEVPEGERRRFLIGKYEVTALQYDAVLAAASGAACPEPGKGATARLPKGGIGWHDALDFAHRYSLWLRAEAGAIADCDTTATPCLPRADGVPAFVRLPTESEWEYAARGGDRVSPAVFREMLYPMPDGPARHAWFNQNAQGQVRPIGVLEPNPVGLHDVMGNLEEYVLDPFRLHRVERRHGQPGAAVVRGGSLHSSAEDLRSSLRREVPFYDDRGAVGTADTGFRVLLAAPVLTSNQRIDAVRAAWERLGSDVARPQETPPPRPVLSDRPFEDPVLELTALARASGEPEMKQRLERLRSVVAGTNQRLYEQRARSAREALRFGGLLCEKLSVEGYNIDLLRQRYDLCKKNEDAAHPRCRRLAEDLARDDAVLEANVGVYADSIVRTAQTYPDDLAVLDTELGGLRSELSARGYGDLGIYPERFHRQVLDYARTGGVARDDWFNGCRELR